A genomic region of Candidatus Marimicrobium litorale contains the following coding sequences:
- a CDS encoding YgfZ/GcvT domain-containing protein, translated as MNCQFARLNSEALLHISGPDTLTFLQGQTSCDTRELSPEHALPGIYCTPKGRTVCDFLLCELGEDHFALRLRREIRPSSAAAFGKYIIFSKATLEDNRDDWTVIGIWGKDARSVLSGLFGTVPEQRYRTTGGEGFLLVQVDDAGDSYECYLRKDRAASITSGLRSEAQESDEAHWECAQIPGGVVRITEALIEEFVPQTLNYDLTGHISFKKGCYTGQEVVARLHYRGTPKRRTFLGTVPTSTLCKPGSLVYASGSDKAIGSVVNCAKDADTYQLLLEAVTAAVPQGLHIDSEQGADVQLEKLPYVTTSEQESVQ; from the coding sequence GTGAATTGCCAGTTTGCCCGATTAAATAGCGAGGCCCTATTGCATATCAGTGGGCCCGACACCCTGACTTTTCTCCAGGGACAAACCAGTTGTGACACCCGCGAATTGAGCCCGGAGCATGCGCTGCCCGGCATCTACTGCACGCCCAAGGGCAGGACTGTCTGCGATTTTCTACTTTGCGAGCTGGGAGAAGATCATTTTGCCCTGCGCCTGCGGCGCGAAATCCGCCCGTCCAGTGCCGCTGCTTTTGGCAAATACATTATTTTTTCCAAGGCCACACTGGAGGATAACCGGGATGACTGGACCGTTATCGGCATTTGGGGGAAGGATGCCCGCAGCGTTCTTTCCGGCCTATTCGGGACGGTACCCGAGCAGCGCTACAGAACCACTGGCGGCGAGGGCTTCCTGCTCGTACAGGTAGACGATGCGGGGGATTCGTACGAGTGCTACCTGCGAAAAGACAGGGCGGCATCTATCACCTCTGGGCTACGCAGTGAGGCTCAAGAGAGCGACGAGGCGCACTGGGAGTGCGCCCAGATCCCGGGTGGGGTCGTGCGCATCACTGAGGCACTGATCGAGGAATTTGTACCACAGACACTGAATTACGACCTAACCGGGCATATCAGCTTCAAAAAAGGCTGCTACACGGGACAGGAGGTAGTGGCGCGCCTGCATTATCGCGGCACGCCGAAGCGACGCACCTTTTTGGGTACAGTGCCCACCTCAACATTATGCAAACCCGGTAGCCTTGTTTACGCCAGCGGCTCAGACAAGGCGATCGGGAGCGTCGTGAACTGTGCCAAGGACGCAGATACGTATCAATTATTGTTGGAAGCGGTTACAGCAGCCGTCCCGCAAGGACTGCATATCGACAGCGAACAAGGCGCTGATGTGCAGCTGGAAAAGCTGCCCTATGTGACCACCAGCGAACAGGAGAGCGTGCAATAA
- a CDS encoding protein YgfX, giving the protein MIVAETGAIGLLLLRGYTYESLFLSLLAVGLMRRLGVDRARGLGLVWRRGNWMLLRGTATLPVKLLAGPVATPWLIFLAVVELSGGRATRLWIFRDSVPRAQWRRLQVRSELAARCDRKPGSGR; this is encoded by the coding sequence TTGATTGTCGCCGAAACAGGCGCAATTGGCCTTCTGCTCCTGCGCGGGTATACCTATGAAAGTCTGTTTCTGTCACTGCTTGCTGTTGGTCTGATGAGGCGCCTGGGTGTCGACCGTGCGCGGGGTTTGGGTCTTGTATGGCGCCGGGGTAACTGGATGCTCTTGCGAGGCACCGCGACCTTGCCTGTCAAGCTTTTGGCTGGGCCTGTCGCAACGCCTTGGTTGATTTTTTTGGCGGTCGTAGAACTTTCCGGGGGCCGCGCAACGCGTCTTTGGATCTTCCGGGATAGTGTGCCACGCGCGCAGTGGCGCCGTTTGCAGGTGCGGTCGGAGCTGGCGGCGAGGTGCGATCGTAAGCCGGGTTCAGGGCGGTGA
- the rpoE gene encoding RNA polymerase sigma factor RpoE — MTATATDQQLVERVQRGDTRAFDLLVLKYQHKIFSLIGRYVRDADEVQDVAQEAFIKAYRALPNFRGDSAFYTWLYRIAINTSKNYLVSRSRRPPGKDVEVEDAEYYESGSSLREIETPESALFGAELKQVVETALADLPEDLRTAVTLREFDGLSYEEIAEVMECPVGTVRSRIFRGRESIDTRVRQQISGEG; from the coding sequence ATGACAGCCACGGCGACTGATCAACAATTGGTTGAGAGGGTGCAGCGCGGTGACACGCGAGCGTTTGATCTGCTGGTATTAAAATACCAACACAAGATTTTTAGTTTGATTGGTCGCTATGTGCGCGATGCGGACGAGGTGCAGGATGTTGCTCAGGAGGCATTTATCAAAGCCTACAGGGCATTACCGAATTTCAGAGGTGATAGCGCTTTTTATACCTGGCTGTACCGTATTGCGATCAATACCTCTAAAAATTATCTCGTGTCCCGTTCCAGGCGCCCCCCGGGAAAGGATGTCGAGGTCGAAGATGCAGAATACTATGAGAGTGGCAGCAGCTTACGGGAGATCGAAACTCCGGAAAGTGCACTGTTCGGTGCGGAGTTGAAGCAGGTTGTGGAGACGGCCCTGGCAGATCTTCCCGAGGATTTACGTACGGCGGTCACCCTGAGGGAATTCGACGGACTCAGCTATGAGGAAATCGCGGAGGTGATGGAATGCCCTGTGGGTACTGTTCGATCGCGTATATTTCGGGGGCGCGAATCTATTGATACACGCGTCAGGCAGCAGATAAGCGGAGAGGGCTAG
- a CDS encoding Do family serine endopeptidase, whose protein sequence is MNVEALFKSTSLAWLILWSGASLALSGLPDFTDIVREKSPAVVKILVEQAEPGPVDGNPQIPEELRRFFEFRDGPPPGQERMGLGSGFIISEDGYIVTNNHVVEGADSVLVRMIDRSEYTAEIVGTDPRSDLALLRIDGSDLPMVELADDDALEVGEWVLAIGSPFGLDYSVSAGIISAKGRSLPTRENENYVPFIQSDVAINPGNSGGPLFNLKGKVVGVNSQIFTRSGGSIGLSFAVPAPVARNVVEQLKETGRVTRGWLGVTIQDVDKSLADSFGLDRPEGALVVSVSPGSPAEDAGLESGDIIVTFDGSSIPTSASLPHIVGLITPGKDVEVEIVRDRKRLTRDVKVGGLGADERQASSNGKSDAASGGRLGMTVEAVDAQNLEQNGISGGVIVRGVVPGSSAAEAGVRVGDLITLVDTQPIKSVKVFEKVVEKLKGGQSVPLRLIRQGSPLFIGLKVPD, encoded by the coding sequence ATGAATGTTGAAGCGCTGTTTAAAAGTACGTCTCTTGCATGGCTGATCCTGTGGTCTGGCGCCTCATTGGCACTCAGCGGGTTGCCCGATTTCACCGATATCGTGCGCGAGAAATCGCCCGCGGTTGTCAAGATTTTGGTAGAACAGGCGGAGCCGGGTCCCGTTGACGGTAACCCCCAAATCCCTGAGGAACTGCGCAGATTTTTTGAGTTCAGGGACGGCCCGCCGCCGGGGCAGGAACGCATGGGCCTGGGGTCCGGTTTCATCATCTCCGAAGATGGCTACATCGTGACTAATAATCATGTTGTAGAAGGGGCGGATAGTGTACTCGTGCGAATGATTGATCGCAGTGAGTACACGGCTGAAATTGTGGGCACGGACCCGCGCTCCGATCTCGCGCTGTTGCGGATTGACGGCTCAGACCTGCCGATGGTGGAGCTCGCCGATGACGATGCACTGGAAGTCGGTGAATGGGTATTGGCTATTGGCAGCCCGTTCGGCCTCGATTATTCTGTATCCGCGGGCATTATCAGCGCAAAAGGGCGCAGTTTGCCTACCCGCGAAAACGAGAATTATGTGCCCTTCATACAATCCGACGTGGCGATTAACCCGGGGAATTCGGGGGGGCCTTTATTCAACCTCAAAGGAAAAGTCGTCGGCGTCAATTCGCAGATTTTTACACGTAGCGGCGGGTCTATTGGTCTGTCGTTTGCCGTGCCCGCACCTGTCGCTCGGAACGTGGTGGAACAACTCAAGGAAACGGGTCGTGTGACTCGAGGTTGGTTGGGCGTAACAATACAGGATGTTGATAAGAGTTTGGCGGATTCATTCGGTCTGGACAGGCCCGAGGGCGCTCTGGTGGTCTCTGTATCGCCGGGCAGTCCGGCAGAGGATGCAGGCCTTGAAAGTGGCGATATTATCGTGACATTTGATGGTAGCTCGATACCCACTTCTGCGTCGCTGCCACATATCGTTGGTTTGATCACGCCAGGCAAAGACGTCGAGGTTGAGATTGTCCGCGACAGGAAGCGACTTACGCGGGACGTAAAGGTCGGCGGGTTGGGCGCGGATGAGCGTCAGGCCAGCAGCAACGGTAAGTCTGATGCTGCCAGCGGCGGTAGGCTGGGAATGACGGTTGAAGCGGTCGATGCGCAGAACCTGGAGCAGAACGGCATCAGCGGCGGCGTCATTGTTCGCGGCGTAGTGCCTGGCTCCTCCGCCGCAGAGGCAGGCGTCAGGGTGGGAGACCTCATCACTCTGGTGGACACTCAGCCGATAAAGAGCGTGAAGGTGTTCGAGAAAGTCGTCGAAAAGCTTAAGGGCGGGCAATCCGTGCCGCTGCGCCTGATCCGTCAGGGTTCGCCCCTGTTCATCGGACTCAAAGTACCGGACTGA
- a CDS encoding sigma-E factor negative regulatory protein has product MNEKSREALSALLDDEASELEIRRLLSESETGPESGAGLRETWARYSVVKHVLQGHELAHRGLDVSVQVREALHDEAGAKKTAKERFYRPLASLAVAASVAATVVIGGQQLVQLGSGEVDAGEPAFVSASTPVGVLESAGAVPVMASYGTRPVPVLNPLTRTAYDDLARRRHDMYMQLHAEQSALNSPQGLLPFARVSRITE; this is encoded by the coding sequence ATGAATGAGAAATCGAGGGAGGCCCTGTCGGCCTTGCTGGATGATGAAGCCAGCGAGCTCGAGATAAGACGCTTGCTCTCGGAATCAGAGACGGGGCCTGAGTCAGGCGCCGGCTTACGCGAGACATGGGCTCGATACTCGGTGGTAAAGCACGTGTTGCAGGGCCACGAACTCGCGCACCGGGGGCTTGATGTCTCTGTGCAAGTGCGCGAGGCGCTGCACGATGAGGCCGGGGCAAAAAAGACAGCGAAAGAGCGCTTTTATCGTCCGCTTGCCAGCCTTGCGGTAGCGGCGTCTGTGGCGGCCACGGTTGTCATCGGGGGGCAGCAATTGGTGCAGTTGGGCTCAGGAGAAGTCGATGCCGGCGAGCCCGCGTTTGTGTCTGCGTCGACCCCCGTCGGTGTGCTCGAATCTGCAGGAGCAGTCCCCGTGATGGCAAGTTACGGAACCAGACCTGTGCCTGTATTGAACCCCCTAACACGCACCGCTTACGACGATCTGGCGCGACGCAGGCACGACATGTACATGCAACTGCATGCCGAGCAGTCAGCGCTCAATTCGCCGCAGGGTCTGTTACCTTTTGCTCGCGTGTCTCGCATTACTGAATAG
- the lepA gene encoding translation elongation factor 4: MSDLNLIRNFSIIAHIDHGKSTLADRFIQHCGGLSDREMDEQVLDSMDIERERGITIKAQSVTLDYPAQDGNTYQLNFIDTPGHVDFSYEVSRSLAACEGALLVVDAGQGVEAQSVANCYTAIEQGLEVLPILNKMDLPQADPDKVKLEIEEIIGINASDACLVSAKSGLGIEDALEGIVRSIPPPEGDRDAPLQALIIDSWFDNYLGVVSLVRVKQGVLKRRDKIIAHSVGRAQQVDSLGIFTPKRVEQDCLRAGEVGFVVAGVKDIHGAPVGDTLVHAKQADVSPLPGFQRVKPQVYAGIFTISSDDYEDFRDALAKLTLNDASLEYEPESSDALGFGFRCGFLGMLHMEIIQERLEREYNLDLITTAPTVIYEVLNKSGDIVLVDNPSALPDMADIEEMREPIARCNILVPQEYLGNVITLCVEKRGAQHDMQFLGTQVSVVYDIPMAEVVLDFFDRLKSVSRGYASLDYAFERFQAATLSRLDVLINGERVDALAVIVHRDHVQSRGRALTEKMKELIPRQMFDVAIQAAVGGKIVARQTVKALRKNVTAKCYGGDVSRKRKLLDKQKAGKKRMKQVGRVEIPQSAFLAVLKVDG, encoded by the coding sequence GTGAGCGACCTCAACCTCATCCGCAATTTTTCTATTATTGCCCATATCGACCATGGTAAGTCGACTCTGGCGGATCGCTTTATACAGCATTGCGGCGGTCTCAGTGATCGCGAAATGGATGAGCAGGTTCTCGACTCAATGGACATTGAGCGCGAGAGGGGTATTACAATCAAGGCCCAGAGTGTCACGCTGGATTATCCGGCTCAGGATGGCAACACCTACCAACTTAATTTTATTGATACACCGGGTCACGTGGATTTCTCCTACGAAGTATCGCGTTCTCTCGCCGCCTGCGAGGGTGCCCTGCTGGTTGTCGATGCGGGGCAGGGGGTAGAGGCGCAATCAGTCGCGAACTGCTACACCGCGATTGAGCAGGGCTTGGAAGTATTGCCCATTCTGAACAAGATGGACCTGCCACAGGCCGATCCGGACAAGGTGAAGCTTGAGATCGAGGAAATTATTGGGATCAATGCCAGCGATGCCTGTCTGGTGAGTGCGAAGTCTGGCCTCGGTATTGAGGATGCTCTGGAAGGTATCGTCCGGTCCATACCGCCGCCAGAGGGTGATCGTGACGCGCCCTTGCAGGCCCTGATTATTGATTCCTGGTTTGATAACTATCTGGGTGTCGTCTCACTGGTGCGCGTGAAGCAGGGCGTGCTAAAGAGGCGCGACAAGATCATCGCCCACTCTGTTGGAAGGGCTCAGCAAGTCGATAGCCTGGGTATTTTTACTCCCAAGCGGGTGGAGCAGGATTGTCTGCGCGCCGGCGAAGTCGGCTTTGTCGTGGCGGGCGTCAAGGATATCCATGGGGCCCCGGTGGGCGATACGCTAGTGCACGCGAAACAGGCCGATGTCTCACCGTTACCCGGCTTCCAGCGCGTGAAGCCGCAGGTTTATGCGGGCATCTTCACGATCTCTTCCGATGATTATGAGGACTTCCGAGACGCACTGGCCAAGCTGACTCTCAATGACGCCTCGCTTGAATATGAGCCGGAGAGTTCAGACGCTCTGGGGTTTGGATTTCGTTGTGGGTTTCTTGGCATGCTTCATATGGAAATCATTCAGGAGCGTCTGGAGCGTGAGTACAATCTCGATCTTATTACGACAGCACCAACCGTAATATATGAAGTGCTGAACAAAAGCGGCGATATTGTACTGGTTGATAATCCGTCGGCTCTTCCAGATATGGCGGATATTGAGGAAATGCGTGAGCCGATAGCGCGCTGCAATATTCTCGTGCCTCAGGAGTATCTTGGCAATGTGATTACGCTGTGCGTCGAAAAGCGCGGCGCTCAGCATGATATGCAGTTTTTAGGGACACAAGTTTCGGTGGTATACGATATTCCTATGGCTGAGGTTGTGCTCGACTTTTTTGACCGCCTGAAATCAGTTAGTCGGGGCTATGCCTCCCTTGATTATGCGTTCGAGCGTTTTCAGGCGGCAACGCTGTCCCGTCTGGATGTGCTAATCAACGGGGAGCGGGTTGATGCGCTGGCCGTAATCGTTCATCGAGACCATGTCCAGTCACGGGGTAGAGCGTTGACGGAGAAGATGAAGGAGCTTATTCCTCGGCAAATGTTTGATGTTGCTATACAGGCCGCTGTGGGCGGAAAAATTGTGGCAAGACAAACCGTTAAGGCATTACGCAAGAATGTAACGGCGAAGTGCTACGGCGGTGATGTCAGTCGCAAACGTAAATTGCTGGATAAACAGAAGGCGGGGAAAAAGCGGATGAAGCAGGTAGGACGTGTAGAAATTCCACAGTCGGCGTTTTTGGCCGTACTTAAAGTGGATGGTTGA
- a CDS encoding DUF4845 domain-containing protein has product MITRSRQHGMGIVGILGVLAMLGFFAMCIIKMIPPYSEFISIRDIVVDIVKDPESVEKSSSEIRRKVDYTFNTNQIYELNWKEVEVYRKKGKHYIDARYEVRMPILWRIDAVLKFDDLLFEIGDPTPLTTPP; this is encoded by the coding sequence ATGATTACGCGTAGTCGACAGCACGGCATGGGTATTGTTGGAATATTAGGTGTCTTGGCGATGCTCGGTTTTTTCGCCATGTGCATTATAAAGATGATACCGCCGTATTCCGAATTCATATCGATCAGGGATATTGTTGTCGATATCGTCAAGGATCCGGAGTCGGTAGAAAAAAGTAGCTCGGAAATCCGCCGTAAGGTGGATTACACCTTCAATACGAACCAGATCTATGAGTTAAATTGGAAGGAAGTGGAGGTTTATCGAAAAAAGGGCAAGCACTATATCGATGCTCGCTATGAAGTCAGAATGCCTATCCTGTGGCGTATCGATGCCGTTCTCAAGTTTGATGATCTGCTGTTTGAAATTGGTGATCCGACACCGCTCACGACGCCCCCTTAA
- a CDS encoding MucB/RseB C-terminal domain-containing protein encodes MNLTSRKQYGRHYFLVLLPVLAVLVPVAGNVFAATCPEGDAAALEWLDKMAHSAREVDYQGVVTLQRGQEMKVVQVSHSVADGSSREVLTELTGRGAQVQRAHHPLDCTHPGLQLLHASPAEDSCGIAQQYRFEIAEGERVAGRKAITIRAKPRDLYRFGYVFSLDEATGLLLKVLTLNPAQRTLEVMQFAQLSYDAPVAASAVADITHDALHRGSSKAQPDTALKKAWSLMWVPDGFTATEYSVGASRRKTYTDGLAAFSVFLETLDQDMPPGEGHVKQGGTTTYTRGMRLADSPVLVTVIGEVPLSTARMVADSVMWVR; translated from the coding sequence TTGAATCTGACTTCGCGAAAACAATACGGTAGGCACTATTTCCTGGTGCTGTTGCCGGTATTGGCTGTTTTGGTCCCGGTTGCGGGTAATGTATTTGCCGCGACCTGCCCTGAGGGCGATGCAGCAGCGCTGGAGTGGTTGGACAAGATGGCGCACTCCGCTCGGGAGGTCGACTATCAGGGCGTGGTGACCTTGCAGCGCGGCCAGGAGATGAAGGTGGTGCAGGTGTCTCATTCGGTGGCGGATGGAAGCAGTCGGGAGGTGCTGACTGAGTTGACCGGCAGAGGCGCCCAGGTGCAGCGAGCGCACCATCCGTTAGATTGTACCCACCCGGGGCTGCAGCTGTTGCATGCGAGCCCGGCCGAGGATTCCTGTGGTATTGCGCAGCAGTACCGGTTCGAGATTGCCGAGGGCGAAAGAGTGGCGGGTCGCAAGGCGATCACGATCAGAGCCAAGCCCAGGGATTTGTACCGTTTCGGTTACGTTTTTTCCCTCGACGAGGCGACGGGTCTGCTGCTGAAGGTGCTTACTCTCAACCCGGCTCAGCGCACGCTGGAGGTCATGCAGTTTGCGCAGTTGTCTTATGACGCGCCGGTAGCGGCTTCGGCGGTCGCAGATATAACCCACGACGCCCTGCACCGAGGCTCGTCAAAAGCTCAGCCCGACACTGCTCTGAAAAAAGCCTGGTCATTAATGTGGGTTCCCGATGGGTTCACTGCAACAGAGTACTCTGTTGGTGCAAGCCGCCGTAAGACTTATACTGACGGGTTGGCGGCATTTTCGGTCTTTCTTGAGACACTTGACCAAGATATGCCGCCGGGCGAAGGGCATGTAAAGCAGGGTGGTACAACCACGTACACCCGTGGTATGCGCCTTGCCGATAGTCCGGTGCTGGTGACGGTGATTGGCGAGGTGCCATTGTCCACCGCTCGAATGGTAGCTGATTCAGTTATGTGGGTGCGTTGA
- the lepB gene encoding signal peptidase I, producing the protein MSDFTLDFPLILVLLVFVSGLLWLLDSLFFAPGRRRIVEDLQARYPRWDEKGSRDALEYNEKYLAKAKEPLPVEYARSFFPVLFVVFILRSFLVEPFQIPSSSMVPTLEVGDYILVNKFTYGIRLPVIRTKVLSLNEPERGDVMVFFPPHMNDTYFIKRVIGLPGDTVTYKDKQLYVNGELLPRELLTDKSTSRLQVGLEKLGASDHLMQVDIHRRGADFSELVKPGHYFMMGDNRDNSSDSRVWGQVPEGDIVGKAFAIWMHWDRFLSVPSFSRVGAIQ; encoded by the coding sequence ATGAGCGACTTCACGCTGGATTTCCCCCTTATTTTGGTGTTACTGGTTTTTGTTAGCGGTCTTCTGTGGTTGCTTGATAGCCTGTTTTTTGCGCCGGGGCGAAGACGGATTGTCGAGGACTTGCAGGCCAGATATCCTCGCTGGGACGAAAAAGGGAGCCGTGATGCTCTCGAATACAATGAGAAGTATCTGGCGAAGGCTAAGGAGCCTCTTCCTGTAGAGTATGCGCGCTCGTTTTTCCCGGTGCTTTTCGTTGTTTTCATATTGCGGTCGTTTCTGGTGGAGCCTTTTCAGATTCCTTCGTCCTCGATGGTGCCGACGCTGGAAGTCGGTGATTACATACTGGTTAATAAATTCACCTACGGCATTCGTCTCCCAGTGATACGAACAAAGGTACTGTCCCTCAACGAGCCCGAGCGGGGCGATGTAATGGTTTTTTTTCCGCCTCACATGAACGATACCTACTTTATAAAACGGGTCATTGGCCTGCCTGGAGACACGGTAACGTACAAAGATAAGCAGCTATATGTAAACGGTGAGCTGCTTCCGCGGGAGCTGTTAACTGATAAATCAACCTCACGTCTGCAGGTGGGCCTCGAAAAATTGGGTGCATCAGATCATCTAATGCAAGTTGATATTCACCGCAGGGGAGCGGATTTTTCTGAGCTTGTTAAGCCAGGCCACTATTTCATGATGGGTGACAATCGTGATAATAGTAGCGATAGCAGAGTGTGGGGCCAGGTGCCGGAGGGTGATATTGTCGGAAAGGCATTTGCAATCTGGATGCATTGGGACCGCTTTTTGAGTGTGCCCAGTTTCAGTCGTGTTGGTGCGATACAATAA
- a CDS encoding succinate dehydrogenase assembly factor 2, protein MIDQEEVRRMQWAARRGMLELDLVLEPFVNQRYSELSDSDRAIFQRLMLREDQELFSWLLQREAPEDKELAAIIKQILKFARTVPADR, encoded by the coding sequence ATGATCGATCAGGAAGAAGTACGCCGAATGCAGTGGGCCGCAAGGCGCGGCATGCTCGAGCTTGACCTTGTTCTGGAGCCTTTTGTGAACCAGCGCTACTCTGAGCTCAGTGACTCCGATCGCGCGATTTTTCAGCGCTTGATGTTGCGCGAGGATCAGGAATTGTTTTCCTGGCTGCTACAGCGAGAGGCGCCTGAGGATAAAGAGCTTGCCGCTATCATCAAGCAAATACTCAAGTTCGCCCGAACTGTGCCTGCAGATAGGTAA
- the nadB gene encoding L-aspartate oxidase: MTAVYEHDVLVIGSGAAGLTLALHLSADYRVALLSKAELNQGSTYWAQGGMAAVLHNRDTVDSHVADTLAAGAGLCHRDAVEFTVKNSRHCVEWLVSQGVDFDLRQSADQRGREFHLTREGGHSHRRIIHAADRTGRAISEVLSDRAMASDNITIYTHRTAVDLVVGDGRCQGAYILDQTTGHVELFQAKSVVLATGGASKVYLYTSNPDGASGDGIAMAWRAGCRVANLEFNQFHPTCLYHPEAKSFLVTEAIRGEGGRLLLPDGHRFMPDFDSRGELAPRDVVARAIDHEMKRLGADCLFLDISHQSKDFLRSHFPTIMERCAELGIDISQEPIPVVPAAHYTCGGILVDQHSRTDLSGLYAVGESSCTGLHGANRMASNSLLECIVYAESAANHIIENMHRIAAPSIAPAWDESQVTDSDEDVVISHNWDELRRFMWDYVGIVRTDKRLQRALHRVDLLQTEIADYYGNYKVSNDLLELRNLAMVAELMIRCAISRQESRGLHYTLDYPQSMPVARDTILQPGVSPP; the protein is encoded by the coding sequence ATGACGGCCGTTTACGAGCACGATGTGCTAGTTATTGGCAGTGGCGCCGCAGGGCTGACTCTGGCGCTGCATCTCAGCGCCGACTACCGCGTCGCCCTTTTATCCAAGGCCGAGCTCAACCAGGGATCTACCTACTGGGCCCAGGGGGGTATGGCCGCCGTCTTGCACAACCGCGACACGGTGGACTCCCACGTGGCCGATACGCTTGCTGCTGGCGCGGGTCTCTGCCACCGAGACGCTGTAGAGTTTACCGTGAAAAACAGCCGCCACTGTGTCGAATGGCTAGTCTCACAGGGCGTGGACTTCGACCTTCGTCAAAGTGCTGACCAGCGTGGCCGGGAATTCCACCTCACCAGGGAGGGCGGACATAGCCACAGGCGAATCATTCACGCCGCTGATCGCACCGGTCGCGCTATTTCCGAAGTTCTGTCAGACCGCGCCATGGCGTCAGATAATATCACTATTTACACGCATCGCACCGCGGTCGACCTCGTGGTTGGCGATGGGCGCTGCCAGGGCGCCTACATCCTCGACCAAACCACCGGTCATGTAGAGCTCTTCCAGGCTAAATCGGTGGTTCTCGCCACCGGCGGAGCCAGCAAGGTCTATCTCTACACCAGCAACCCCGATGGCGCCAGCGGTGACGGGATTGCCATGGCCTGGCGCGCGGGCTGCAGGGTGGCTAACCTCGAATTCAACCAATTCCACCCGACCTGCCTGTATCATCCGGAAGCAAAGTCATTCCTGGTGACCGAAGCGATCCGCGGCGAGGGGGGTAGACTACTGCTACCTGATGGCCACCGATTCATGCCAGATTTCGACTCGCGCGGTGAGCTCGCACCTCGCGACGTGGTGGCCAGGGCCATCGATCATGAAATGAAGCGTCTCGGCGCCGACTGCCTGTTTCTCGATATCTCGCACCAATCGAAAGACTTCCTGCGCAGCCATTTTCCCACCATCATGGAGCGCTGCGCAGAACTCGGCATCGATATCAGCCAGGAACCCATTCCAGTGGTGCCGGCCGCCCACTATACGTGCGGCGGCATACTGGTCGATCAGCACAGTCGCACCGATCTGAGTGGTCTTTACGCTGTGGGTGAATCATCCTGCACCGGACTGCACGGCGCGAATCGCATGGCCAGCAATTCACTACTGGAGTGTATCGTCTACGCGGAGTCCGCAGCCAATCACATTATCGAAAACATGCACCGCATTGCAGCACCCAGCATCGCTCCTGCGTGGGACGAAAGCCAGGTGACCGACTCGGATGAGGACGTCGTGATCTCCCACAACTGGGACGAGCTGCGCCGTTTCATGTGGGACTATGTGGGCATTGTCAGAACAGACAAGCGATTGCAACGGGCGCTGCACAGAGTCGACCTGCTGCAAACTGAAATCGCCGACTACTACGGTAACTATAAGGTCAGTAATGACCTACTGGAATTGAGAAACCTGGCGATGGTTGCGGAACTCATGATCCGCTGTGCCATTTCTCGCCAGGAAAGCCGAGGCCTGCACTACACACTGGACTATCCGCAAAGCATGCCCGTCGCGCGAGACACTATTTTGCAGCCCGGCGTGTCACCGCCCTGA
- a CDS encoding SoxR reducing system RseC family protein — translation MLTENGRVVAVEPGGLWVETVRKSTCGACSVQKGCGHGILNRMTDGKRGYIRVLPGEQSIQDYRVDDEVRFSIPEEVILRGSMVAYLVPIVGLLAGAAGAAAWLPQMQDSAALLGAVGGFLVSLGLVRWHAVRHHDDPAYQPLLQGRVVAVAPHYSQV, via the coding sequence ATGCTGACGGAGAATGGGCGTGTGGTTGCGGTGGAGCCCGGCGGGCTTTGGGTGGAAACAGTACGCAAGAGCACCTGCGGTGCCTGTTCAGTGCAGAAAGGATGTGGGCACGGGATTCTCAACAGAATGACCGATGGCAAGCGGGGGTATATTCGGGTGCTGCCGGGAGAACAGTCGATACAGGATTACCGGGTTGATGACGAAGTGCGTTTCAGTATTCCGGAAGAGGTCATCTTGCGGGGCTCAATGGTTGCCTACCTGGTTCCTATTGTCGGTCTGCTTGCGGGTGCCGCAGGAGCTGCCGCGTGGCTGCCACAGATGCAGGATTCGGCTGCTTTACTGGGCGCTGTAGGGGGGTTTCTTGTCAGTCTGGGGTTGGTTCGTTGGCATGCAGTCCGTCACCATGATGACCCTGCCTACCAGCCGCTGTTGCAAGGGCGTGTGGTGGCCGTAGCACCCCATTATTCTCAGGTTTAA